The Chlorogloeopsis sp. ULAP01 genome window below encodes:
- a CDS encoding ATP-binding protein yields MSITANSQLPNLVSENQKAITSKTDGSWANLGAELVYMQDGAGRYLSFYWQHSQKFCLDPQQVVADAKGEAIFAPVDKVAYLERLQRILTTLVPEKFQCWFCYREQLIELELTISAILPALGSAATTVLVMGRLLQATVSKAELNVSAPPPTGLELTLRSQHNHQLVTQITRNIRRTLELDVIWQQTVDCLGEALLLKRCIICPYQPPSDKLKVIAEYRQKEVKSVLGIEMYAASEPAFAQALATLEPILVQNPQHLLLEQEKMLIVATCYQDQPNGLIAATLCNDCYEVTTAELELAKEVADQLGTAIAHATLYKELEAARQQAEEASRLKSEFLANVSHEIRTPLNGMIGFLKLILDGMADDPEEQKQFLMEAHKSSLHLLDVISDILDFAKIEAGKMEMELRAVSLEELFGNVGNFMRLQAEQRKLSFRMQLPETSDEILVYGDYQRLKQVMLNLVGNAIKFTQEGGVTISADVVRKKVIFQDQEFPGMVRVRVADTGIGVSLDKQDKLFQLFSQVDGSRTRQYGGTGLGLVISQKLVEAMGGEVHFYSLGEGLGSTVTFTVPLYQQPVMVSSTESSSQD; encoded by the coding sequence ATGAGTATTACTGCTAATTCCCAACTGCCAAATCTTGTGTCTGAGAATCAGAAAGCTATTACCAGTAAAACTGATGGCTCATGGGCAAATTTAGGAGCAGAGTTGGTGTACATGCAAGATGGAGCTGGGCGTTACCTCTCCTTTTATTGGCAACATAGCCAGAAGTTCTGTTTAGATCCTCAGCAGGTAGTTGCCGATGCCAAAGGAGAGGCAATTTTTGCCCCAGTAGATAAGGTTGCTTATTTAGAGCGGTTGCAACGGATACTAACAACTTTGGTGCCAGAAAAGTTTCAGTGCTGGTTTTGTTATCGCGAACAGCTTATTGAGTTAGAGTTGACAATTAGTGCGATTTTACCAGCACTGGGTAGTGCTGCAACCACGGTTTTGGTAATGGGAAGATTACTTCAAGCTACAGTTAGTAAAGCAGAACTAAATGTGTCAGCGCCACCGCCTACAGGATTAGAATTGACTTTACGTTCGCAGCACAATCATCAGTTAGTAACCCAGATTACTAGAAACATTCGACGCACTCTAGAATTGGATGTTATTTGGCAACAAACCGTGGACTGTTTAGGAGAAGCTCTCCTATTGAAGCGTTGCATCATCTGTCCTTACCAACCACCAAGTGATAAGTTGAAGGTAATAGCAGAGTATCGTCAAAAAGAAGTTAAGTCTGTGCTGGGAATAGAAATGTATGCCGCTTCTGAGCCAGCATTTGCTCAAGCTTTGGCAACTCTAGAACCGATTTTGGTTCAAAACCCTCAACATCTGCTACTCGAACAAGAGAAAATGTTGATCGTGGCAACTTGCTATCAAGATCAACCCAATGGATTGATAGCTGCAACTTTGTGTAATGATTGTTACGAAGTAACGACGGCAGAACTAGAACTGGCAAAAGAAGTAGCAGATCAACTGGGTACAGCGATCGCCCACGCCACCCTCTATAAAGAACTAGAAGCAGCACGACAACAAGCCGAAGAAGCCTCACGCCTTAAAAGTGAGTTTCTAGCTAATGTTTCCCACGAAATTAGAACGCCACTCAACGGCATGATTGGATTTTTAAAGTTGATTTTGGACGGAATGGCAGACGATCCAGAAGAACAAAAGCAGTTTTTGATGGAAGCTCACAAATCATCACTGCATCTACTCGATGTGATTAGTGACATCCTAGACTTTGCCAAAATTGAAGCAGGCAAAATGGAAATGGAACTTAGAGCAGTGAGTTTGGAGGAACTGTTCGGTAATGTGGGCAATTTTATGCGTTTACAAGCAGAACAGAGAAAACTCAGCTTCCGGATGCAACTGCCAGAAACTTCCGATGAAATACTTGTCTATGGCGACTACCAGCGCCTCAAACAAGTCATGCTCAATTTAGTTGGTAATGCGATCAAATTCACCCAGGAAGGTGGTGTCACCATCAGCGCTGATGTAGTTCGCAAGAAAGTGATATTTCAAGACCAAGAATTTCCTGGTATGGTCAGAGTGCGTGTAGCAGACACTGGTATCGGTGTTTCCTTAGACAAACAAGACAAATTGTTTCAATTATTCTCACAAGTTGATGGTTCCCGCACTCGCCAGTATGGCGGTACAGGCTTAGGACTAGTCATATCCCAAAAATTAGTAGAAGCAATGGGTGGAGAAGTACATTTTTACAGCTTAGGCGAAGGGCTTGGTTCAACAGTCACTTTTACCGTACCGCTTTATCAACAACCTGTGATGGTTTCCTCCACTGAAAGTAGTTCTCAAGATTAG
- a CDS encoding DUF3386 domain-containing protein, which translates to MAPLKTARELFQTAYASRYTWDASFPGYSADVQVVQGGKVYTGKICINRDKSIEVTEVNNEEVEQGIYTQLQDIINHRQPTSFEESYGNYEFIQGEIDDTGAVNILVKDDSTESYYKIRGKEFCQVRQVMGRIAFEIDTHASLDTGSGYVATCYDAIFRNRETNEVKSILKFEDTFEKIGEYYILAKQIVQDCQAGDNTTTEFSYSNIKLIKPAAV; encoded by the coding sequence ATGGCACCTCTAAAAACTGCCCGCGAGTTATTTCAAACCGCTTATGCAAGTCGTTACACCTGGGATGCTAGCTTCCCTGGCTACAGCGCAGATGTGCAAGTGGTTCAGGGAGGGAAAGTTTACACAGGAAAAATTTGTATTAACCGCGACAAGAGTATAGAAGTAACGGAAGTCAACAACGAAGAAGTAGAACAAGGTATTTACACTCAACTACAGGACATAATCAACCATCGTCAGCCCACTTCTTTTGAAGAATCCTATGGCAACTACGAATTTATTCAAGGAGAAATAGACGATACAGGTGCAGTAAATATCTTGGTCAAAGATGACTCTACGGAGTCATATTATAAAATTAGAGGTAAAGAATTTTGCCAAGTGCGTCAAGTAATGGGTCGCATAGCTTTTGAGATTGATACCCATGCAAGTTTAGATACAGGTTCGGGTTATGTTGCTACTTGCTATGACGCTATTTTTCGCAACCGTGAAACGAACGAAGTCAAAAGTATTCTAAAATTTGAAGACACTTTTGAAAAAATAGGAGAGTACTATATTCTGGCTAAACAAATAGTGCAAGATTGTCAAGCTGGAGATAATACTACAACTGAATTTAGTTATTCCAATATCAAATTAATTAAACCTGCTGCTGTATAG
- a CDS encoding NifU family protein has translation MELTVENVESVLDEMRPYLMSDGGNVELVELDGPIVKLRLQGACGSCPSSTMTLRMGIERRLKDMIPEIAEVEQVI, from the coding sequence ATGGAACTGACAGTTGAAAATGTAGAATCTGTCCTAGATGAAATGCGTCCGTACCTCATGTCTGATGGTGGCAACGTGGAACTAGTAGAACTCGATGGCCCTATCGTTAAACTACGCTTACAAGGTGCTTGTGGTTCTTGCCCAAGTTCCACTATGACCCTAAGAATGGGTATTGAACGCCGTCTGAAAGACATGATTCCTGAAATTGCAGAAGTTGAGCAAGTAATTTAG
- a CDS encoding glycoside hydrolase: protein MSHPLYVAFIWHQHQPLYKSRSGTSALSQQYRLPWVRLHGTKDYLDLILILERYSKLHQTVNLVPSLILQLEDYIAGTAFDPYLEVSLTPCQQLTQHQREFIVQHFFDANHHTLIDPHPRYRELYYQRQEQGQTWCLENWQEHDYSDLLAWHNLAWIDPVFWDDPEIDAWLKQGRNFTLSDRQRIYSKQREIISRIIPQHRKMQQAGQLEVTTSPYTHPILPLLGDTNSGRVAVPNITLPEYRFQWPEDIPRHLRKAWNLYLDRFEQEPRGLWPSEQSVSPEILPYIIKQGFKWICSDEAVLGWTLKHFFHRDAVGNVQEPELMYRPYRLDTPAGDLAIVFRDHRLSDLIGFTYGSMPPKQAAADLVGHLQAIAKMQRERPSDQPWLVTIALDGENCWEFYQQDGKPFLEALYATLEREPHLKLVTVSEFIEQFPPTATIPQAQLHSGSWVDGSFTTWIGDPVKNRAWDYLTQAREVLASHPEATEENNPAAWEALYAAEGSDWFWWFGEGHSSNQDAIFDQLFREHLCGIYKALNEPIPPYLRLPLEVHEARGSHRPESFIHPSIDGKGDEQDWDKAGRIEVGGARGTMHNSSVIQRLWYGVDHLNFYLRVDFKTGVQPGQDLPAELNLLWFYPGRTMHNSPMPLADVPDVEPVNYSFHHHLEINLLTQSIQFREAGEHYQWHPRTSRAQVAFDRCLEIAVPWADLQVPPDFALRLILVLADEGCFRNYLPENALIPIEVP, encoded by the coding sequence ATGTCCCATCCCCTCTACGTTGCTTTTATTTGGCATCAACATCAACCGCTATACAAATCCCGCAGTGGTACTTCGGCTTTGTCTCAGCAGTATCGTCTGCCTTGGGTGCGTTTACACGGTACTAAGGATTATCTGGATCTAATACTGATTTTAGAGAGGTACTCAAAGTTACATCAAACAGTAAATTTAGTACCATCCTTAATCCTGCAACTGGAAGATTACATAGCAGGTACAGCCTTTGATCCATATTTAGAAGTTAGTTTAACGCCGTGTCAACAATTAACTCAACATCAGCGAGAGTTTATTGTTCAACACTTTTTTGATGCCAATCACCATACTTTAATCGATCCTCATCCTCGCTACCGCGAGCTTTACTATCAAAGGCAGGAGCAAGGACAAACTTGGTGCTTAGAAAATTGGCAAGAACATGATTATAGCGATTTACTAGCTTGGCATAATTTGGCTTGGATTGACCCAGTGTTTTGGGATGATCCAGAAATAGACGCATGGTTAAAGCAGGGACGGAATTTCACTTTAAGTGATCGCCAACGTATTTATTCCAAGCAACGAGAAATTATTAGCCGCATTATTCCCCAACATCGCAAAATGCAACAAGCGGGGCAATTGGAAGTTACAACTTCACCCTACACCCACCCAATTTTGCCTTTGCTTGGCGATACGAACTCTGGTCGAGTAGCCGTGCCAAATATAACATTACCAGAGTATAGGTTTCAGTGGCCAGAAGATATCCCCCGGCATTTACGAAAAGCTTGGAACTTATATCTAGATAGATTTGAACAAGAACCACGCGGTTTGTGGCCTTCGGAGCAATCGGTTAGCCCGGAAATTTTACCGTATATAATAAAACAAGGATTTAAGTGGATTTGTTCCGATGAAGCGGTACTTGGTTGGACATTAAAGCACTTTTTCCACCGCGATGCAGTTGGAAACGTCCAAGAACCAGAATTAATGTACCGTCCTTATCGTCTAGATACTCCAGCAGGGGATTTAGCGATTGTGTTTCGCGATCATAGATTGTCTGACTTGATTGGCTTTACCTATGGTTCTATGCCACCAAAGCAAGCAGCAGCAGATTTAGTGGGACACTTGCAAGCGATCGCCAAAATGCAAAGAGAGCGCCCCAGCGATCAACCTTGGTTAGTTACCATCGCCTTGGATGGGGAAAATTGCTGGGAATTTTATCAGCAAGATGGGAAACCATTCCTAGAAGCTCTTTACGCAACCCTCGAACGAGAACCACACTTAAAACTAGTTACCGTTTCGGAGTTTATCGAACAATTTCCTCCTACGGCAACTATTCCCCAAGCCCAACTACACAGTGGTTCATGGGTGGATGGCAGTTTCACCACCTGGATCGGCGATCCCGTCAAAAATCGTGCTTGGGATTACTTAACACAAGCAAGGGAAGTATTAGCAAGTCATCCCGAAGCCACGGAAGAAAACAACCCAGCAGCTTGGGAAGCTTTATATGCAGCAGAAGGTTCTGATTGGTTCTGGTGGTTTGGTGAAGGACACTCCTCCAATCAAGATGCCATTTTTGATCAATTATTTCGGGAACACTTGTGCGGGATTTACAAAGCCCTCAATGAACCAATCCCCCCGTATCTGCGGCTACCTTTAGAAGTTCACGAAGCACGGGGAAGCCACCGCCCAGAAAGCTTTATTCATCCAAGCATAGATGGTAAAGGAGATGAACAAGACTGGGATAAAGCCGGGCGTATAGAGGTAGGTGGCGCACGAGGAACGATGCACAACAGCAGCGTCATCCAGCGCTTGTGGTATGGGGTGGATCACCTGAATTTCTATTTGCGAGTAGACTTCAAAACAGGCGTTCAACCAGGGCAAGATTTGCCAGCAGAATTGAACTTGCTGTGGTTCTATCCTGGTAGAACAATGCATAATAGCCCCATGCCTTTAGCTGATGTGCCAGATGTAGAACCAGTTAATTACTCGTTCCACCACCATTTAGAAATTAACTTGCTCACCCAATCAATTCAGTTCCGCGAGGCTGGAGAGCATTATCAGTGGCATCCGCGAACTAGTCGCGCCCAAGTCGCCTTTGATCGTTGTTTAGAAATTGCTGTACCGTGGGCAGATTTACAAGTTCCACCCGATTTCGCCTTGCGCCTAATTCTGGTGCTGGCAGATGAAGGATGTTTTCGTAACTATTTACCAGAGAATGCTTTAATTCCGATTGAGGTTCCTTAA
- a CDS encoding serine/threonine-protein kinase, producing the protein MNSFSSQKIPSFHADIFKQTQLWQLCGTQRLFRDRYEILRILGRGGFGVTFLAKDTVLPGNPVCVIKQLCPKTTNPQSWERACIRFKKEAKTLARLGSHSQIPMLLDYFESQGEFYLIQEYIKGSNLAQEVKRNGCTSEAAVRQLLQELLPVLQYVHKHGVIHRDIKPHNLLRCKDDGRLVLIDFGAVKEELRNTAETSIHQNANTNFIGTMGFAPPEQLSLRPVYASDIYAVGMTCLYLLTGKSPLEFNRDPSTGEINWQEQLNLSEHFAQVLSKMLKNSIEERFKSVDDVVWALGMESYLPTLHSCLSTQRLGSGWNEPIEKESSDQYLSPLARTAKTIRQWQTKLKAKNSHNRQKLYTSDVSH; encoded by the coding sequence ATGAATAGCTTTTCTAGTCAAAAAATACCGAGTTTTCACGCAGATATTTTCAAGCAAACCCAGCTTTGGCAGCTGTGTGGTACGCAAAGACTATTTCGCGATCGCTACGAAATTCTACGAATTTTGGGTAGAGGTGGTTTTGGTGTCACGTTTTTAGCTAAAGATACAGTGTTACCAGGTAATCCTGTATGCGTAATTAAACAACTTTGTCCAAAAACAACTAATCCCCAAAGCTGGGAACGTGCTTGTATTCGCTTTAAAAAAGAAGCAAAAACCTTGGCTCGGCTCGGTAGTCATTCTCAAATTCCCATGCTGTTAGATTATTTTGAAAGTCAGGGGGAATTTTACTTAATTCAAGAATATATAAAGGGTTCTAATTTAGCACAGGAAGTGAAGCGCAATGGTTGCACTAGTGAAGCTGCTGTGAGACAACTGTTGCAAGAATTACTACCAGTTCTACAATACGTTCACAAGCATGGGGTGATTCATCGGGATATTAAACCTCATAACTTGCTGCGTTGTAAAGATGATGGGCGGTTGGTGCTAATTGATTTTGGTGCAGTTAAAGAAGAATTACGCAACACTGCTGAAACTTCCATCCATCAAAACGCTAACACCAATTTTATTGGAACTATGGGATTTGCACCACCAGAACAACTTTCCCTGCGTCCAGTTTATGCCAGTGATATATACGCTGTAGGCATGACTTGTCTGTATTTGCTCACAGGAAAATCACCTCTAGAATTTAATCGCGATCCAAGTACTGGTGAAATTAATTGGCAAGAACAACTAAATCTCAGTGAGCATTTTGCCCAAGTGTTATCCAAAATGCTTAAAAACTCGATAGAGGAGCGCTTTAAGTCAGTTGATGATGTCGTTTGGGCTTTGGGCATGGAATCATATTTGCCCACATTACATAGCTGTTTAAGTACTCAAAGGCTTGGAAGTGGTTGGAATGAACCAATTGAGAAAGAATCTTCTGATCAGTATTTATCGCCTCTAGCTAGAACAGCTAAAACAATCCGACAATGGCAAACAAAGCTAAAGGCAAAAAATTCTCACAACCGCCAGAAGCTCTATACATCTGATGTATCACATTAA
- a CDS encoding serine/threonine-protein kinase: MICCLNPDCPYPLNPDGMDFCQTCNTPLVALLRNRFHVTRVLSDEGGFGRTYLAEDLDKLNERCVIKQLAPKFQDSWALSKAMDLFHKEAQRLQQLGEHSQIPTLLAYFEENNYLYLVQQFIDGQNLLKELQQKRGYSAKEVREILLDLLPVLKFIHERGVIHRDIKPQNIIRRKSDGRLCLIDFGSSKQLTAKVQIPMGTSIGSHGYSAIEQIRDGKAYPASDLFSLGATCFHLLTGVSPFKLWTENGYAWAQDWREFLKNPISDELAEVIDKLLEKDVKQRYQSADQVLKDLFPKQTSLTKQANTPTDLPQIQPTLVSRKYTLLRNFFLFCSVILLLVLGQFFYRQSGRLELSISSSFGKSHHHADSNKIIPQTEVTLRNFYLANTFKSPDRSVLSVAFDPHGKTIVSNSGNTIKMWSLATGQEIYTLKGHTGRVNIIAMTLDGQTLVSGSEDKTIKLWNLARGQEIRTLDGYFNSVRAFAISPDGKTLAIGGDGNTIKLWDLTTGQQIRTLRSHSSWVSSVAFSPDGQTLASGSRDKTIKLWNLANGETIRTFTGHSQTVTSIAITPDGNTLVSGSEDKTIKLWNLDTGQQIRTLREHSDQVNAIAITSDGHILASGSLDQTIKLWNLDTGEEIQTLEGHDGKIQSLTFSQDGKTLVSSAFEHTIKVWRMSD; this comes from the coding sequence ATGATCTGCTGCCTAAATCCTGATTGCCCGTATCCCCTCAATCCTGATGGAATGGATTTTTGTCAAACTTGCAACACCCCGCTCGTGGCGCTGTTGCGAAATCGCTTTCATGTCACCCGTGTACTCTCAGATGAAGGCGGTTTTGGTAGAACTTATTTAGCAGAGGATTTAGATAAACTCAATGAACGCTGTGTTATTAAACAATTAGCACCCAAATTTCAAGACAGTTGGGCGCTTTCTAAAGCTATGGATCTGTTTCATAAAGAAGCACAAAGACTACAACAACTCGGAGAACATTCGCAGATCCCAACTTTATTAGCTTACTTTGAAGAAAATAATTATCTGTATTTAGTGCAGCAGTTTATTGATGGACAAAATTTGCTCAAGGAACTGCAACAAAAAAGAGGATATAGTGCTAAAGAGGTTCGAGAAATCCTATTAGATTTATTGCCTGTGCTCAAGTTTATTCATGAACGAGGAGTCATTCACCGAGATATTAAGCCCCAAAATATTATCCGCCGTAAAAGTGATGGGCGTTTATGTCTAATTGATTTTGGCTCTTCTAAGCAGTTAACAGCCAAAGTACAGATCCCCATGGGTACTTCTATTGGATCTCATGGTTATTCGGCAATTGAACAAATTAGAGATGGCAAGGCTTATCCAGCTAGTGATTTGTTTAGTTTGGGAGCTACCTGTTTTCATCTTCTCACCGGAGTTTCTCCTTTTAAACTGTGGACAGAAAATGGTTATGCTTGGGCTCAGGATTGGCGGGAATTTTTGAAAAACCCAATTAGTGATGAATTAGCTGAGGTAATTGATAAGCTGTTAGAAAAAGATGTGAAACAGCGCTATCAATCGGCAGATCAAGTATTAAAAGATTTATTTCCTAAGCAAACATCACTTACAAAACAAGCTAATACTCCGACCGATTTGCCACAAATACAGCCAACATTAGTATCAAGAAAATATACGTTACTGAGAAACTTTTTCTTGTTTTGTTCTGTAATTCTGTTGCTAGTGTTAGGGCAATTCTTTTATAGACAATCAGGCAGGTTAGAACTGTCTATATCTTCTAGCTTCGGAAAATCTCATCATCATGCTGACAGTAACAAGATTATTCCTCAAACTGAAGTTACTTTAAGGAATTTTTATTTAGCCAACACCTTTAAATCACCCGATCGCTCAGTTTTATCTGTTGCGTTTGATCCTCATGGCAAAACCATCGTTAGTAATAGTGGTAATACTATCAAAATGTGGAGTTTGGCAACAGGACAGGAAATTTATACCCTCAAAGGACACACTGGTCGAGTTAATATCATTGCTATGACTTTGGATGGACAAACTCTTGTCAGTGGTAGTGAAGACAAAACTATTAAATTGTGGAATCTAGCCAGAGGGCAAGAAATCCGCACTTTAGACGGGTATTTTAATTCAGTACGTGCCTTTGCCATTAGTCCGGATGGCAAAACTCTAGCCATTGGTGGTGATGGCAACACAATTAAATTGTGGGATCTGACTACCGGACAACAAATTCGTACTTTGAGGAGTCATTCTTCTTGGGTTAGTTCTGTTGCTTTTAGCCCAGATGGACAAACCCTTGCCAGTGGCAGCCGTGACAAGACGATTAAACTGTGGAATTTGGCAAATGGAGAGACAATTCGCACTTTTACAGGCCATTCCCAGACTGTAACATCAATCGCGATTACCCCGGATGGTAACACTTTAGTTAGTGGTAGTGAAGACAAGACTATTAAACTTTGGAATCTGGATACAGGACAACAAATCCGCACTTTGCGCGAACACAGCGATCAGGTGAATGCGATCGCCATTACCTCAGACGGTCATATCCTTGCTAGTGGTAGTCTTGATCAGACGATTAAATTGTGGAATCTGGATACAGGCGAGGAAATTCAGACTCTTGAGGGACATGATGGCAAAATTCAGTCTCTCACCTTCAGTCAAGACGGAAAAACCCTTGTCAGCAGTGCTTTTGAGCATACTATCAAAGTTTGGCGGATGTCTGATTAA
- a CDS encoding WD40 repeat domain-containing protein, whose translation MPLSMNYSKNKILTVAAIALLGCGAVWFWQSSPATTSASSKKNPPIKSALVNFNVASTFKGHTKPISAVAIHPDGKTLASASTDNTIKLWNLATGEERRTLRGHQKWINSIAISPDGKTLASASADNTIKLWNLTTGKLIRTLSGHQASVQSVAFSPDNNTVASGSWDQSLKLWDVATGKEVRTFSGDCDVVDAIAISPDGTTLASSNYFDNSIKLWEIKTGKQTRGLRGHTEAIHSLAFSPDGKTIASGSWDKTIKIWDLATAKEIHTLTGHENKIESITFSPNGKTLASASWDKTIKIWNVATGIEIQTLKGHDNKIWSIAYSPDGNTLASGSFDQTIKIWRVSR comes from the coding sequence ATGCCTTTAAGTATGAATTATTCAAAAAACAAAATTTTAACAGTGGCAGCGATCGCGCTGTTGGGATGTGGGGCAGTTTGGTTCTGGCAATCTTCCCCTGCTACCACTAGTGCATCATCTAAAAAAAATCCGCCAATTAAATCAGCATTAGTAAATTTTAACGTTGCTTCTACCTTTAAAGGACATACCAAACCGATTTCGGCTGTGGCGATTCACCCAGACGGGAAGACACTTGCCTCTGCCAGTACAGACAACACTATCAAGCTGTGGAATTTAGCAACAGGAGAAGAACGACGCACGTTGAGGGGGCATCAAAAATGGATCAATTCTATTGCCATTAGCCCGGATGGTAAAACACTTGCTTCTGCCAGTGCAGACAACACCATTAAACTGTGGAACTTAACAACAGGAAAACTCATACGCACCCTGAGCGGGCATCAAGCCTCAGTTCAGTCTGTCGCCTTTAGTCCAGATAATAATACTGTAGCTAGTGGCAGCTGGGATCAGAGTCTCAAACTCTGGGATGTAGCAACAGGGAAGGAAGTGCGCACTTTTAGCGGGGATTGTGACGTAGTAGATGCGATCGCTATTAGCCCAGATGGCACAACACTTGCCAGCAGTAATTATTTTGACAACAGCATTAAATTGTGGGAAATAAAAACGGGCAAACAAACTCGCGGCTTAAGAGGGCATACAGAGGCGATTCATTCCCTCGCCTTTAGTCCAGATGGCAAGACTATAGCAAGTGGTAGTTGGGATAAGACTATCAAAATCTGGGATTTGGCAACAGCAAAGGAAATCCACACTCTCACAGGGCATGAAAATAAGATAGAATCTATTACTTTTAGCCCCAATGGAAAAACCCTTGCTAGTGCTAGTTGGGACAAAACTATCAAAATATGGAATGTCGCAACAGGAATAGAAATTCAAACCCTCAAGGGGCATGACAACAAAATTTGGTCTATTGCGTATAGTCCAGATGGCAATACTCTAGCAAGTGGTAGTTTTGATCAGACTATCAAGATTTGGCGGGTGTCACGGTAA
- a CDS encoding pre-peptidase C-terminal domain-containing protein, producing MAREINTKLRSRFNLALIFSISSSLLITSYIPSIYALEVAKQSGEFKIAKTPDERQPEAVQQGIEQIPVSQPPVSPLKRNQPINSPIPATQAPPTESTSTSQSPGTDSTPAPSPTTESTPTPQPPSTGSTPAPSPIIESTPTPQPPSTGSTPSSPPASQPSNRRSTPSRSQPASQPSNRRSTPSRSQPVSQPSNRRSTPSRSQPVSQPSNRRSTPSRSPASKPTTKPNVNNNQISVGSPVNRSTIPNAKKVDFVNIALGVLAPGDFKSQGRYFHFYQFEGRENQLIQIRLTGSADQRRSSNLSLDPFMMLLDPNNRVLTKRGNGETASKGGVKDAFIFVRLPVKGTYTIAVTSRNPGEIGRYSLALRNDRASYALDESGNLTASNLSFRKTGSPYSISKFEGKKDQLVSIRVDSMFEEFPPYIVLLNSKGQIVATDNDKDGRYTALIDRAKLPENDTYYVVILSATPREKGAYRLTVF from the coding sequence ATGGCAAGGGAAATCAACACGAAACTTAGGAGCAGATTTAACCTAGCTTTAATCTTTTCGATCAGTAGTAGCTTGTTGATAACAAGTTATATTCCATCTATATATGCTTTAGAAGTTGCAAAACAATCTGGAGAGTTCAAAATTGCTAAAACACCAGATGAGAGACAACCAGAAGCAGTACAACAAGGAATCGAGCAAATTCCTGTTTCACAACCGCCTGTATCTCCTCTCAAGCGCAATCAACCAATAAACTCACCTATTCCTGCAACTCAAGCACCTCCAACAGAGTCCACATCAACATCGCAGTCTCCTGGTACTGATTCTACTCCCGCACCTTCTCCTACAACAGAATCAACACCAACACCACAGCCTCCTAGTACTGGCTCTACTCCCGCACCTTCTCCTATAATAGAATCCACGCCAACACCACAGCCTCCTAGTACTGGCTCTACTCCTAGCAGCCCACCAGCATCGCAGCCATCCAATCGTCGTTCTACTCCCAGCAGATCTCAACCAGCATCGCAGCCATCCAATCGCCGTTCTACTCCCAGCAGATCTCAACCAGTATCACAGCCATCCAATCGCCGTTCTACTCCCAGCAGATCTCAACCAGTATCACAGCCATCCAATCGCCGTTCTACTCCTTCGCGATCGCCTGCGAGCAAACCAACTACTAAGCCAAACGTAAATAATAATCAAATTTCAGTTGGTTCGCCTGTTAATCGTTCCACCATCCCTAATGCTAAAAAAGTTGATTTTGTCAATATTGCATTGGGCGTTTTGGCTCCGGGCGATTTTAAATCCCAAGGCAGATATTTTCATTTCTATCAGTTTGAAGGTAGGGAAAACCAACTAATTCAAATCAGACTTACAGGTAGTGCCGATCAACGTCGTTCGAGCAATTTAAGTTTAGATCCGTTTATGATGCTGCTTGATCCTAATAATAGGGTTCTGACAAAAAGAGGCAATGGGGAAACTGCTAGCAAAGGTGGAGTCAAAGATGCATTTATCTTTGTACGATTACCTGTCAAAGGAACTTACACGATCGCAGTTACGAGTCGCAATCCAGGAGAGATAGGGCGCTATAGCTTAGCTTTGCGCAATGATAGAGCAAGCTATGCTTTAGACGAGTCTGGCAACTTAACAGCAAGTAACCTTTCTTTTAGAAAAACTGGCAGCCCTTACAGTATCTCTAAGTTTGAGGGGAAAAAAGACCAATTGGTTAGCATCCGTGTAGATAGTATGTTTGAAGAGTTTCCCCCTTACATAGTTTTGCTCAACTCCAAAGGGCAAATTGTTGCCACTGACAACGATAAAGATGGACGATACACTGCATTGATCGACCGAGCCAAATTACCAGAAAATGACACATATTATGTCGTGATTCTTTCTGCGACTCCTCGCGAGAAAGGTGCTTACCGATTGACTGTGTTTTAA